The Mesomycoplasma ovipneumoniae genome window below encodes:
- the mnmA gene encoding tRNA 2-thiouridine(34) synthase MnmA, whose product MAKIVVGLSGGVDSAVSAYLLKKQGHEVICVFMRNWDSDLNNDFLGQKNLADNHICPQEQDWQDAKKVAEQLNLPIFRVDFVKQYWDEVFSDLIQKYKSGLTPNPDILCNKNIKFKHFLDYAINVHQADFIAMGHYAKTKNGKLFTPKDKNKDQTYFLGQLSKDQLKKTIFPLGDYLKTEVREIAKNLELMNATKKDSTGICFIGERKFTDFLQNYIPAQPGPIVDISTNEIIGKHIGIMYFTIGQRKGFGLSGMNEPYFVVGHNLKEKILYAAPSSQKIWLESNELLAINANFLTENFPLENLKAKFRYRQESVDVNIKIIDQNSFYVYYQNYSAVTPGQQVVIYFEDQVVLAGEISLIFRDGKKLDYLG is encoded by the coding sequence GTGGCTAAAATTGTTGTTGGTCTATCTGGTGGCGTTGATTCTGCAGTTAGTGCATACCTTCTAAAAAAACAAGGGCATGAAGTTATTTGTGTCTTTATGAGAAATTGAGATTCTGACCTTAACAATGATTTTTTAGGTCAGAAAAATTTAGCTGACAATCATATTTGTCCACAAGAGCAAGATTGGCAAGATGCAAAAAAAGTTGCAGAGCAACTAAATTTGCCAATTTTCCGAGTAGATTTTGTAAAACAATATTGAGATGAAGTTTTTAGCGATCTAATTCAAAAATATAAATCCGGTTTAACTCCAAATCCTGACATTTTGTGTAACAAAAACATAAAATTCAAACATTTTCTTGATTATGCAATTAATGTTCATCAAGCCGATTTTATTGCAATGGGTCACTATGCAAAAACAAAAAACGGAAAATTATTTACTCCAAAAGACAAAAATAAGGATCAAACTTATTTTTTAGGGCAACTTTCAAAAGATCAGCTAAAAAAAACAATTTTTCCGCTTGGAGATTATTTAAAAACTGAAGTTAGAGAAATTGCCAAAAATTTAGAGCTAATGAATGCAACAAAAAAAGACTCAACCGGAATTTGCTTCATTGGTGAACGAAAATTTACTGATTTTCTCCAAAATTATATTCCTGCTCAACCCGGTCCAATTGTCGATATTAGCACAAATGAAATTATCGGAAAACATATTGGAATTATGTATTTTACAATCGGACAGCGAAAAGGTTTTGGTCTAAGCGGAATGAATGAACCTTATTTTGTTGTTGGCCACAATCTTAAAGAAAAAATTTTGTACGCGGCTCCTTCAAGCCAAAAAATTTGACTTGAATCAAATGAGCTTTTAGCAATTAATGCTAATTTTTTGACAGAAAATTTTCCCCTTGAAAATTTAAAGGCCAAATTTCGATACCGCCAAGAATCTGTTGATGTTAATATTAAAATAATTGACCAAAATTCTTTTTATGTTTATTATCAAAATTATAGTGCAGTAACACCTGGTCAACAAGTTGTGATTTATTTTGAAGATCAAGTTGTTTTAGCTGGTGAAATATC